A part of Homoserinibacter sp. YIM 151385 genomic DNA contains:
- a CDS encoding sugar phosphate isomerase/epimerase family protein gives MQLYTVRDALAADLPGTLSRLAEIGYRDVELFGFVDRVEELEQGLAAAGLRAPSGHAPLVDAEDPAPAFRAAARLGLETIIDPFIPAERWETREQVEQTAARLVELAPQAAEHGLRLGYHNHAWELSSRIDGTPALEVLADLLGDAVVLEVDTYWAAVGGVDAPELLLRLGERVTHLHIKDGDLSHDNEAQVAVGTGAMDVPAVLAAAPSAQPVAELDDTRGDVFQALIDSYDYLESGVRP, from the coding sequence GTGCAGCTCTACACCGTGCGAGACGCCCTCGCCGCCGATCTGCCCGGCACCCTCTCCCGCCTGGCCGAGATCGGCTACCGCGACGTGGAGCTGTTCGGCTTCGTCGACCGCGTCGAGGAGCTCGAGCAGGGCCTCGCCGCCGCCGGCCTTCGCGCCCCCTCCGGCCATGCCCCGCTCGTCGACGCCGAGGATCCGGCGCCCGCCTTCCGCGCCGCCGCCCGGCTCGGGCTGGAGACGATCATCGACCCCTTCATCCCCGCCGAGCGCTGGGAGACCCGCGAGCAGGTCGAGCAGACCGCCGCCCGCCTCGTCGAGCTCGCACCGCAGGCGGCCGAGCACGGTCTCCGCCTCGGCTACCACAACCACGCGTGGGAGCTCTCGAGCCGCATCGACGGCACCCCGGCCCTCGAGGTCCTCGCCGACCTCCTCGGCGATGCGGTCGTCCTCGAGGTCGACACCTACTGGGCGGCCGTCGGCGGCGTGGACGCGCCCGAGCTGCTGCTCCGCCTCGGCGAGCGGGTGACGCACCTCCACATCAAGGACGGCGACCTCTCGCACGACAACGAGGCGCAGGTCGCGGTCGGGACGGGCGCGATGGATGTGCCCGCCGTGCTCGCGGCGGCCCCCTCGGCGCAGCCGGTCGCCGAGCTCGACGACACCCGCGGCGACGTCTTCCAGGCGCTGATCGACAGCTACGACTACCTCGAGTCGGGGGTGCGCCCGTGA
- a CDS encoding Gfo/Idh/MocA family protein: MRIRSAIVGGGMIAAVHRRAIQAAGGELVAVMSSRPERSAALADRWGVDSADSLEALLELDVDVVHVCSPNQTHAPVALAALRAGKHVVVEKPVATSAADAAEIARVAEETGLTATVPFVYRFHPIIRELRARRIRGDFGRWYALHGSYLQDWMLSPSAGNWRVDSEEGGRSRAFGDVGSHWCDLVEFVSGERFAELSATTAIAIPERPAPSAETFTLADADAPKVRVSTEDLAAVTMRTGSGILGNVMVSQVSGGRRNRLWFELDGAEASAVFDQEEPETAWIGSPEQGVTIARGAGRAADDAARLSYVPGGHAQGYQDCFDAFVGDTYAAIGGAAPEGLPTIADGLRSARIVDAVLASADGRGIWTEIEEDPA; the protein is encoded by the coding sequence ATGCGCATCCGCTCCGCCATCGTCGGCGGCGGCATGATCGCCGCGGTCCACCGCCGTGCGATCCAGGCCGCCGGCGGCGAGCTCGTCGCCGTCATGTCGTCCCGTCCGGAGCGCAGCGCGGCGCTCGCCGACCGCTGGGGCGTCGACTCCGCGGACTCCCTCGAGGCGCTGCTCGAGCTCGACGTCGACGTCGTCCACGTGTGCAGCCCGAACCAGACCCACGCGCCGGTCGCGCTCGCGGCCCTCCGCGCCGGGAAGCACGTCGTCGTCGAGAAGCCGGTCGCGACCTCCGCCGCCGACGCCGCCGAGATCGCGCGGGTCGCCGAGGAGACGGGGCTCACGGCGACCGTGCCTTTCGTCTACCGCTTCCACCCGATCATCCGCGAGCTCCGCGCCCGGCGGATCCGCGGCGACTTCGGCCGCTGGTACGCGCTCCACGGCTCGTACCTGCAGGACTGGATGCTGTCGCCGTCGGCGGGCAACTGGCGCGTCGACTCGGAGGAGGGCGGGCGCTCGCGCGCCTTCGGCGATGTCGGCTCGCACTGGTGCGACCTCGTCGAGTTCGTCTCGGGCGAGCGCTTCGCCGAGCTGAGCGCGACGACCGCGATCGCGATCCCGGAGCGTCCGGCGCCCTCGGCCGAGACCTTCACGCTCGCCGACGCGGACGCCCCGAAGGTGCGGGTCAGCACCGAGGACCTCGCGGCGGTGACGATGCGGACCGGCTCCGGCATCCTCGGCAACGTCATGGTCTCGCAGGTCTCGGGCGGGCGCCGCAACCGGCTGTGGTTCGAGCTCGACGGCGCGGAGGCCTCCGCGGTCTTCGACCAGGAGGAGCCGGAGACCGCGTGGATCGGGAGCCCCGAGCAGGGCGTGACGATCGCCCGCGGCGCGGGCCGGGCGGCGGACGACGCGGCGCGGCTCAGCTACGTGCCCGGCGGCCACGCGCAGGGATATCAGGACTGCTTCGACGCCTTCGTCGGCGACACCTACGCCGCGATCGGCGGCGCCGCCCCGGAGGGGCTCCCGACGATCGCCGACGGCCTGCGCTCGGCGCGGATCGTCGACGCCGTGCTCGCCTCGGCCGACGGCCGCGGCATCTGGACCGAGATCGAGGAGGATCCCGCATGA
- a CDS encoding NAD(P)/FAD-dependent oxidoreductase — translation MARGTTVYERYPAPAAAIEHALEGTRQSAFWLDSLPDRPAHPPLRGDARADLVVVGGGYTGLWTAVRAKERDPGRRVVLLEAKRIAWAASGRNGGFVEASLTHGEENGRRRWPEELEELDELGRENLEGMQATIERHGLDVEWERTGSLEVAVEPHQLDWLEGEEPVGDDPAAWPEVVRLDAARLRQQVDSPAYLGATWHRRTTALVHPAKLALELARLAAALGVEIHEGSRVLRLETRGRGAVEVRTDAGRILADRVALATNVFPSLLRRDRLMTVPVYDYVLMTEPLSRRQLDAIGWAGRQGIGDLANQFHYSRRTADDRILYGGYDAVYHAGGRVRAEHERRPESFRRLASHFLTTYPQLEGVRFTHRWAGAIDTSTRFCAFFTTARHGRVASAAGFTGLGVGAARFAADTVLDLLGGEPTHRTELRMVRERPLPFPPEPAASLGINATRWSLDEADHRGGRRNILLTTLDALGLGFDS, via the coding sequence ATGGCGCGCGGCACGACCGTCTACGAGCGCTATCCCGCGCCCGCTGCCGCCATCGAGCACGCGCTCGAGGGCACCCGGCAGTCGGCGTTCTGGCTCGACTCCCTGCCGGACCGGCCCGCGCATCCCCCGCTCCGCGGCGACGCCCGCGCCGACCTCGTCGTCGTCGGGGGCGGGTACACGGGGCTCTGGACGGCCGTCCGCGCCAAGGAGCGCGACCCGGGCCGACGCGTCGTTCTCCTGGAGGCGAAGCGGATCGCGTGGGCCGCCTCCGGCCGCAACGGCGGCTTCGTCGAGGCGAGCCTCACGCACGGCGAGGAGAACGGACGCCGCCGCTGGCCGGAGGAGCTCGAGGAGCTCGACGAGCTCGGCCGCGAGAACCTCGAGGGGATGCAGGCGACGATCGAGCGCCACGGGCTCGACGTCGAGTGGGAGCGCACCGGCTCGCTCGAGGTCGCCGTCGAGCCGCACCAGCTCGACTGGCTCGAGGGCGAGGAGCCGGTCGGCGACGACCCCGCCGCCTGGCCCGAGGTCGTCCGGCTCGACGCCGCCCGCCTCCGGCAGCAGGTCGACTCCCCCGCCTACCTCGGCGCCACCTGGCACCGCCGCACGACCGCGCTCGTGCACCCCGCGAAGCTCGCCCTCGAGCTCGCGCGCCTCGCGGCCGCGCTCGGGGTCGAGATCCACGAGGGCAGCCGCGTCCTCCGGCTCGAGACGCGCGGCCGCGGCGCGGTCGAGGTGCGCACGGATGCCGGCCGCATCCTCGCCGACCGGGTCGCCCTCGCGACCAACGTCTTCCCCTCGCTGCTGCGCCGCGACCGGCTCATGACCGTGCCCGTCTACGACTACGTGCTCATGACGGAGCCGCTGAGCCGCCGCCAGCTCGACGCCATCGGCTGGGCGGGGCGCCAGGGCATCGGCGACCTCGCCAACCAGTTCCACTACTCCCGCCGCACCGCCGACGACCGCATCCTCTACGGCGGCTACGACGCCGTGTACCACGCGGGAGGCCGTGTCCGGGCCGAGCACGAGCGGCGCCCGGAGAGCTTCCGGCGTCTCGCGAGCCACTTCCTCACGACCTACCCGCAGCTCGAGGGGGTGCGCTTCACGCACCGCTGGGCGGGTGCGATCGACACCTCGACCCGCTTCTGCGCGTTCTTCACGACCGCCCGCCACGGCCGAGTCGCGAGCGCCGCCGGGTTCACCGGCCTCGGCGTCGGCGCGGCGCGCTTCGCCGCCGACACCGTGCTCGACCTGCTCGGCGGCGAGCCCACGCACCGCACCGAGCTGCGGATGGTGCGCGAGCGGCCGCTGCCGTTCCCGCCCGAGCCCGCGGCATCCCTCGGCATCAACGCGACCCGCTGGTCGCTCGACGAGGCCGACCACCGGGGCGGACGCCGCAACATCCTGCTCACGACGCTCGACGCGCTCGGACTGGGGTTCGACTCGTGA
- a CDS encoding Gfo/Idh/MocA family protein produces MSAAASGQVGVGIIGAGVISGQYLDNLTSFADVEVRFIADLDLARAQAQAEAYGVAGHGTVDELLAREDVEIVVNLTIPAVHVEVGLQIVAAGKHVWSEKPIALDRESGRRLLDAAAAAGVRVACAPDTFLGAGLQTAFRALAAGEIGQPLTALAAAQSAGPESWHPNPAFLFDTGAGPLFDIGPYYLTALVQIFGPVSRVSATASTARPSRTIGSGPLAGTDFPVVVPSHHAALLEFESGASAQAIFSFDTHIAREAIVEVGGSAGGIELPDPNTFEGASTLWQPGEPGRELDAEGSTWGRGSGVVDLARAIRAGVPERASGELAFHVLDVMVSIADAAARGRAVDVASTVGPQAPLPADWDPSAATL; encoded by the coding sequence GTGAGCGCCGCGGCGAGCGGCCAAGTCGGCGTCGGGATCATCGGCGCGGGCGTCATCAGCGGCCAGTACCTCGACAACCTGACCTCCTTCGCGGATGTCGAGGTGCGCTTCATCGCCGACCTCGACCTCGCGCGGGCCCAGGCGCAGGCGGAGGCCTACGGCGTCGCCGGCCACGGCACGGTCGACGAGCTCCTCGCCCGCGAGGACGTCGAGATCGTCGTCAACCTCACGATCCCGGCCGTGCACGTCGAGGTCGGCCTCCAGATCGTCGCCGCCGGCAAGCACGTGTGGAGCGAGAAGCCGATCGCGCTCGACCGCGAGAGCGGGCGGCGACTCCTGGATGCGGCGGCCGCGGCCGGCGTGCGGGTCGCGTGCGCGCCCGACACCTTCCTCGGCGCGGGACTCCAGACGGCGTTCCGCGCGCTCGCGGCGGGCGAGATCGGCCAGCCGCTGACGGCGCTCGCGGCCGCGCAGTCCGCGGGTCCCGAGTCCTGGCATCCGAATCCGGCGTTCCTCTTCGACACGGGGGCGGGCCCGCTGTTCGACATCGGCCCGTACTACCTGACGGCGCTGGTGCAGATCTTCGGCCCCGTGTCGCGGGTGAGCGCGACGGCCTCCACCGCGCGCCCCTCGCGCACGATCGGGTCGGGGCCGCTCGCCGGCACCGACTTCCCGGTCGTCGTGCCGAGCCACCACGCGGCGCTGCTCGAGTTCGAGTCGGGCGCCTCGGCGCAGGCGATCTTCAGCTTCGACACGCACATCGCGCGCGAGGCGATCGTCGAGGTCGGCGGCTCGGCGGGCGGCATCGAGCTGCCGGACCCGAACACCTTCGAGGGCGCGTCGACGCTCTGGCAGCCGGGGGAGCCGGGCCGCGAGCTCGACGCCGAGGGCTCCACCTGGGGTCGCGGCTCGGGCGTCGTCGATCTCGCGCGGGCGATCCGCGCGGGCGTCCCGGAGCGGGCGAGCGGCGAGCTCGCCTTCCACGTGCTCGACGTCATGGTGTCGATCGCGGATGCCGCGGCGCGCGGCCGCGCGGTCGACGTGGCGAGCACGGTCGGCCCGCAGGCCCCGCTGCCCGCCGACTGGGACCCGAGCGCCGCGACCCTCTGA
- a CDS encoding GNAT family N-acetyltransferase, giving the protein MPDLIRLALPADAAALHRIAALTFPLACPPDATEAAKRSFIAEHLSEEAFGRYLADPARILLIAVEASSGEPLGYTMLIGGEPSDEDVAGAIRIRPTIELSKIYVHPGHHGAGLAARLMASSLDAARGTGAAGIWLGVNDQNARANAFYARQGFEQVGRKRFRLGDRWESDFVRERPL; this is encoded by the coding sequence GTGCCCGATCTCATCCGCCTCGCGCTGCCCGCCGACGCCGCCGCGCTGCACCGCATCGCGGCCCTCACCTTCCCGCTCGCCTGCCCGCCCGACGCGACGGAGGCGGCGAAGCGCTCCTTCATCGCCGAGCACCTCAGCGAGGAGGCCTTCGGGCGCTACCTCGCGGACCCGGCGCGCATCCTCCTCATCGCGGTCGAGGCCTCGAGCGGCGAGCCGCTCGGCTACACGATGCTCATCGGGGGTGAGCCCTCGGACGAGGACGTCGCGGGCGCGATCCGCATCCGCCCGACGATCGAGCTCTCGAAGATCTACGTGCACCCCGGGCACCACGGCGCCGGGCTCGCGGCCCGGCTCATGGCCTCGAGCCTGGATGCGGCGCGCGGCACGGGTGCGGCCGGCATCTGGCTGGGCGTCAACGACCAGAACGCGCGCGCGAACGCGTTCTACGCCCGGCAGGGCTTCGAGCAGGTGGGCCGCAAGCGCTTCCGGCTCGGGGACCGCTGGGAGAGCGACTTCGTCCGGGAGCGACCCCTCTGA
- a CDS encoding YqaJ viral recombinase family protein: MTIVQPQLPLWGEERAPSHRDRIVAHSDDRVGWLRARARGVTATDVARMSSRRALQALALEKLLGTGFTGNAFTAHGRAREPEIGRWANRVYGMRHSGELFHAEADPRHLATPDGYREREGVLELCEIKTTSSTWRSIPRSYLRQVWWQQYVLGAERTLVVWERHVDFVPVDPEPSCRWVDRDESEIHRLVGLADELLELMRR, from the coding sequence GTGACGATCGTGCAGCCGCAGCTCCCCCTCTGGGGCGAGGAGCGCGCGCCGTCGCACCGCGACCGCATCGTCGCGCACTCCGACGACCGGGTCGGCTGGCTCCGCGCCCGCGCCCGCGGCGTGACCGCGACGGATGTCGCCCGCATGTCGAGCCGGAGGGCGCTCCAGGCGCTCGCCCTCGAGAAGCTGCTCGGCACGGGATTCACCGGCAACGCCTTCACCGCCCACGGCCGCGCGCGCGAGCCCGAGATCGGCCGCTGGGCGAACCGCGTCTACGGGATGCGGCACTCCGGCGAGCTGTTCCACGCGGAGGCCGACCCGCGCCACCTCGCGACGCCCGACGGCTACCGGGAGCGCGAGGGCGTGCTCGAGCTCTGCGAGATCAAGACGACGTCATCGACCTGGCGCAGCATCCCCCGCTCGTACCTGCGGCAGGTGTGGTGGCAGCAGTACGTCCTCGGCGCCGAGCGCACGCTCGTCGTGTGGGAGCGGCACGTCGACTTCGTGCCGGTCGACCCCGAACCGAGCTGCCGCTGGGTGGACCGGGACGAGTCCGAGATCCACCGGCTCGTGGGGCTCGCCGACGAGCTCCTCGAGCTCATGCGCCGCTGA
- a CDS encoding NADP-dependent oxidoreductase — protein sequence MSTMRAMTFSGAGGPEVLRMGSAPMPVRANAEILVKVVAAGVNPIDAKTRAGRGAYGAIAQFPAVLGNDFSGIVVEAPYEAHALQPGTEVYGMGMVPRMSGAYAEYLSVTELSVVRKPSTLSHVEAAGVPLAALTAWGMVVETAKAHEGQRMLIHAGSGGVGHFAVQFAAYFGAHVIATGSTRNGSWLRELGAAEVIDYSTERFEEAAREVDVVIDLIGNVQDETGTRSLRVLRPGGLLVNAPTGSWPGMAEEAAAAGVRATGYRVAPDGTRLAVISRLLESGDVRVYVDGVYDLADAAEAHRRLETGHTRGKLVLKVCEG from the coding sequence ATGTCGACGATGCGGGCCATGACGTTCTCGGGCGCCGGGGGGCCCGAGGTGCTCAGGATGGGGAGCGCGCCGATGCCGGTGCGGGCCAATGCCGAGATCCTCGTGAAGGTCGTCGCGGCGGGAGTGAACCCGATCGATGCGAAGACCCGCGCGGGCCGCGGGGCGTACGGGGCGATCGCGCAGTTCCCGGCGGTGCTCGGCAACGACTTCAGCGGCATCGTCGTCGAGGCGCCGTACGAGGCGCACGCGCTCCAGCCGGGCACCGAGGTCTACGGGATGGGCATGGTGCCGCGCATGTCGGGCGCCTACGCCGAGTACCTCAGCGTCACGGAGCTCAGCGTCGTGCGGAAGCCCTCGACGCTCTCGCACGTCGAGGCGGCGGGCGTGCCCCTCGCGGCGCTGACCGCGTGGGGCATGGTCGTCGAGACCGCGAAGGCGCACGAGGGGCAGCGGATGCTGATCCACGCCGGCTCCGGCGGCGTCGGGCACTTCGCGGTGCAGTTCGCCGCCTACTTCGGCGCGCACGTCATCGCGACGGGCTCGACCCGCAACGGCTCGTGGCTCCGCGAGCTGGGGGCGGCGGAGGTGATCGACTACTCGACGGAGCGCTTCGAGGAGGCGGCGCGAGAGGTGGATGTCGTGATCGACCTGATCGGCAACGTCCAGGACGAGACGGGCACGCGATCCCTCCGCGTCCTCCGACCGGGCGGCCTGCTCGTCAACGCGCCGACGGGCAGCTGGCCGGGCATGGCCGAGGAGGCGGCGGCGGCCGGGGTGCGCGCGACCGGCTACCGGGTCGCCCCCGACGGCACGCGCCTCGCGGTCATCTCGCGGCTGCTCGAGTCGGGCGACGTCCGCGTCTACGTCGACGGCGTGTACGACCTCGCCGACGCCGCGGAGGCGCACCGCCGCCTCGAGACGGGGCACACCCGCGGCAAGCTCGTCCTCAAGGTCTGCGAGGGCTGA
- a CDS encoding sugar phosphate isomerase/epimerase family protein: MSTHPVTLFTGQWADLSLEEVAAHAASWGYDGLEIACSGEHLDVWRAAEDDDYLQSRVDILDRHGLKVWAISNHLTGQAVCDDPIDFRHEAIVRKRVWGDGDQEGVRQRAAEEMKLTAKVARKLGVDTITGFTGSRIWPYVALFPPVPDHVIEAGYQDFADRWNPILDVFDAEGVRYAHEVHPGEIAYDHWTCVRALEAIGHREAFGFNWDPSHMMWQGIDTVGFISDFAERIYHVDCKDTRIRPSSGRAGVLGSHLGWGDPRRGWDFVSTGHGDVPWEDAFRALRHIGYAGPISVEWEDAGMDRLHGAEEAQRFVRSLLWELPTASFDAAFAANAE; the protein is encoded by the coding sequence ATGAGCACCCACCCCGTGACCCTGTTCACCGGCCAGTGGGCCGACCTGAGCCTCGAGGAGGTCGCGGCGCACGCGGCCTCGTGGGGCTACGACGGCCTCGAGATCGCGTGCTCGGGCGAGCACCTGGACGTCTGGCGGGCCGCCGAGGACGACGACTACCTGCAGTCGCGGGTCGACATCCTCGACCGGCACGGGCTGAAGGTGTGGGCGATCTCGAACCACCTGACCGGCCAGGCGGTGTGCGACGACCCGATCGACTTCCGGCACGAGGCGATCGTGCGCAAGCGGGTCTGGGGCGACGGCGACCAGGAGGGCGTTCGCCAGCGTGCGGCGGAGGAGATGAAGCTGACGGCGAAGGTGGCGCGCAAGCTCGGCGTCGACACCATCACGGGCTTCACGGGCTCGAGGATCTGGCCCTACGTGGCGCTCTTCCCGCCCGTGCCCGACCACGTGATCGAGGCGGGCTACCAGGACTTCGCCGACCGCTGGAACCCGATCCTCGACGTCTTCGACGCCGAGGGCGTCCGCTACGCGCACGAGGTGCACCCGGGCGAGATCGCCTACGACCACTGGACCTGCGTGCGGGCGCTCGAGGCGATCGGGCACCGGGAGGCCTTCGGCTTCAACTGGGACCCCTCGCACATGATGTGGCAGGGCATCGACACGGTCGGCTTCATCTCCGACTTCGCGGAGCGGATCTACCACGTCGACTGCAAGGACACGCGGATCCGGCCCTCCTCCGGGCGGGCGGGCGTGCTCGGCTCGCACCTCGGCTGGGGCGACCCGCGCCGCGGCTGGGACTTCGTCTCGACCGGCCACGGCGACGTCCCGTGGGAGGACGCCTTCCGCGCGCTGCGGCACATCGGCTACGCCGGGCCGATCTCCGTCGAGTGGGAGGACGCGGGGATGGACCGCCTGCACGGCGCCGAGGAGGCGCAGCGCTTCGTGCGCTCCCTCCTCTGGGAGCTGCCGACGGCCTCCTTCGACGCCGCCTTCGCCGCCAACGCCGAGTGA